The Seriola aureovittata isolate HTS-2021-v1 ecotype China chromosome 2, ASM2101889v1, whole genome shotgun sequence genome has a segment encoding these proteins:
- the tusc2b gene encoding tumor suppressor 2, mitochondrial calcium regulator b, with protein MGGSGSKSKGFWPFSGSGSVDDPTKDGNEQSLARVRSFPGATPFVFTRRSSKFFDEDGDLAHEFYEETIVTKNGRKKAKLKRIHKNLTPQGIIKLDHPCIHVDFPVVLCEA; from the exons atGGGTGGTAGCGGCTCCAAATCCAAAGGATTTTGGCCTTTTTCTGGCTCAGGTAGTGTGGATGATCCAACCAAAGATGGAAATGAGCAGTCACTGGCAAGAGTTCGAAGTTTCCCAGGTGCAACACCTTTTGTGTTTACTAGACGAAG CTCTAAGTTCTTTGATGAAGATGGTGACTTGGCCCACGAGTTCTATGAAGAAACAATTGTGACAAAAAATGGACGTAAAAAGGCCAAACTGAAGAGGATTCACAAAAACCTAACACCTCAG GGAATTATAAAGCTCGACCACCCGTGCATCCATGTAGATTTCCCAGTTGTCCTCTGCGAAGCCTGA
- the rassf1 gene encoding ras association domain-containing protein 1 — protein sequence MSKCELIELQDLSVNDPIELAAPAARTVHPPVNPGLPCTFHVVRLVGDSVSIEAPGCQTGEAAGGHDFQPYGYTHLTWCDLCGEFIWGLYKQSLRCTNCSYTCHYRCRPFIQLDCSTDGSLLTDQADFSDDSIETDTNVDEQIDLGKQQLSVAEIQQKVKEYNAQINSNLYMMVNKDGFYTGFIKVHFRLVRPISLPPPQSLCSTQEEDQQGRRMKRRTSFYLPKDTAKHLHISSQTRVREVIEALLNKFTVVDNPAKFALFERTERQSQVYMRKLSDDQCPLYLRLCAGPSEKVLSLVLKENETGDVNWDAFSFPELCNFLRILQREEEEHVRQIVKRYALAKEKMKHAMARITTPG from the exons ATGTCTAAATGTGAGCTGATCGAGCTGCAGGACCTCAGCGTAAATGATCCCATTGAGCTGGCTGCTCCTGCAGCCCGCACTGTCCATCCACCTGTGAACCCAGGTCTGCCCTGCACCTTCCATGTCGTTCGTCTGGTTGGAGACAGTGTCAGCATCGAGGCCCCTGGGTGTCAGACAGGAGAGGCTGCAGGGGGTCATGACTTCCAGCCCTATGGTTACACTCATCTTACCTGGTGTGACCTGTGTGGAGAATTCATCTGGGGTCTTTATAAGCAGAGTTTACGCTGCACCA acTGCAGTTACACTTGTCACTACCGCTGCCGACCATTCATCCAGCTGGACTGCAGCACAGATGGAAGTTTGTTAACAGACCAGGCAGATTTCTCTGACGACTCCATCGAGACAGACACAAATGTG gaTGAACAGATCGATTTGGGTAAACAGCAGTTAAGTGTCGCTGAGATTCAACAGAAGGTTAAGGAGTATAATGCTCAGATCAACAGCAATCTCTACATGATGGTT AATAAAGACGGGTTCTACACTGGTTTTATCAAGGTCCACTTTCGGTTAGTTCGGCCgatttccctccctcctcctcagagCTTGTGCTCGACACAAGAGGAAGATCAGCAGGGCAGACGGATGAAACGGCGGACTTCTTTCTACCTCCCTAAAGATACTGCAAAACACCTGCATATAAGCTCCCAAACACGGGTACGGGAAGTCATCGAGGCGTTGCTCAACAAGTTCACTGTGGTGGACAACCCAGCCAAGTTTGCCCTGTTCGAACGCACTGAGAGACAAAGTCAAG TGTACATGCGTAAACTTTCTGATGATCAATGTCCACTCTACTTACGCTTGTGTGCTGGCCCCAGTGAAAAAGTCCTGAGTCTggttttgaaagaaaatgaaacagggGATGTCAAT TGGGATGCATTTAGCTTTCCTGAGTTGTGCAACTTTCTGCGAATCCTGCAGCGTGAGGAGGAAGAGCATGTCCGGCAGATTGTGAAGCGCTACGCTCTTGCTAAGGAAAAGATGAAGCATGCTATGGCAAGGATTACTACACCTGGTTGA
- the LOC130182304 gene encoding transmembrane reductase CYB561D2 isoform X2 encodes MHGWSSFIIPWKDTKDRLKLSEIIIQRNGDGLFSWHPFFMTLAFSFFMTEAILLFSPHGSPIKRFPHKTKGRVHWILQCLCLSCAVLGLAAIAYNKHLNGKPHFTSWHGLLGLLTVCVVGLQSLAAVPLIYHSLAKGWSLAKLKRYHAASGLVTYLLGSISLLLGLCSAWFTASVREHTWYLSALCPALSALIIMNQVTSAYMAKKRLQS; translated from the exons ATGCACGGGTGGTCGAGCTTTATAATTCCCTGGAAGGACACAAAAGACAGATTAAAATTGTctgaaataataatacagaGAAATGGTGATG GTTTGTTTTCCTGGCATCCTTTCTTCATGACACTGGCT ttttcctttttcatgACCGAGGCCATACTACTCTTCTCCCCCCATGGCTCCCCCATCAAAAGGTTTCCACACAAGACCAAAGGTCGTGTTCACTGGATTCTGCAGTgcctctgtctttcctgtgcaGTCCTGGGTCTGGCAGCCATCGCTTACAACAAACACCTGAATGGTAAACCCCACTTCACCTCATGGCATGGTCTGCTTGGCctgctcacagtgtgtgtggttgggtTGCAGTCCTTGGCAGCCGTGCCTCTCATTTACCATTCTCTGGCCAAAGGCTGGTCGCTCGCCAAACTCAAACGCTACCACGCAGCGTCTGGACTCGTCACCTACCTGCTCGGCAGCATCAGCCTGCTGCTCGGCCTCTGCTCTGCCTGGTTCACCGCTTCTGTCAGAGAACACACCTGGTACCTGTCAGCACTATGCCCTGCTCTCAGTGCCCTCATCATCATGAACCAAGTCACCAGTGCTTACATGGCTAAGAAACGGTTGCAGTCTTGA
- the LOC130182304 gene encoding transmembrane reductase CYB561D2 isoform X1, with amino-acid sequence MVHLNRESESEPRIYGFTSTASVVLTHLICIVFSVFIALLSRPGTSLFSWHPFFMTLAFSFFMTEAILLFSPHGSPIKRFPHKTKGRVHWILQCLCLSCAVLGLAAIAYNKHLNGKPHFTSWHGLLGLLTVCVVGLQSLAAVPLIYHSLAKGWSLAKLKRYHAASGLVTYLLGSISLLLGLCSAWFTASVREHTWYLSALCPALSALIIMNQVTSAYMAKKRLQS; translated from the exons ATGGTTCATCTCAACAGAGAGTCTGAATCTGAGCCTCGGATCTACGGTTTTACCAGCACAGCTTCCGTAGTGCTGACCCACTTAATCTGCATTGTCTTCAGTGTATTCATTGCACTTCTGTCTCGGCCCGGTACAA GTTTGTTTTCCTGGCATCCTTTCTTCATGACACTGGCT ttttcctttttcatgACCGAGGCCATACTACTCTTCTCCCCCCATGGCTCCCCCATCAAAAGGTTTCCACACAAGACCAAAGGTCGTGTTCACTGGATTCTGCAGTgcctctgtctttcctgtgcaGTCCTGGGTCTGGCAGCCATCGCTTACAACAAACACCTGAATGGTAAACCCCACTTCACCTCATGGCATGGTCTGCTTGGCctgctcacagtgtgtgtggttgggtTGCAGTCCTTGGCAGCCGTGCCTCTCATTTACCATTCTCTGGCCAAAGGCTGGTCGCTCGCCAAACTCAAACGCTACCACGCAGCGTCTGGACTCGTCACCTACCTGCTCGGCAGCATCAGCCTGCTGCTCGGCCTCTGCTCTGCCTGGTTCACCGCTTCTGTCAGAGAACACACCTGGTACCTGTCAGCACTATGCCCTGCTCTCAGTGCCCTCATCATCATGAACCAAGTCACCAGTGCTTACATGGCTAAGAAACGGTTGCAGTCTTGA
- the hyal2b gene encoding hyaluronidase-2 yields METIFHSLFTTAGQLPWLVLTLFTLWTVLCSADVKQTRRPLYSQKPVLLTWNAPTQECAPRHRVTLSLDQFDIVASPNEGFVRQNLTIFYKERLGLYPYYERGGIAVNGGLPQVASLTQHYEKMPEGVQKYIRESEAKGLAVIDWEEWRPLWIRNWNIKDIYRSKSREMVAKKNPKWTPEQVGIVAQQEFELSARKFMLETLKLAKNLRPNQLWGFYLFPDCYNHDYRNSLKNYTGRCPVVEMARNDQLNWLWMECTAFFPSIYMDIVLESTNYGHLFVRNRVKEAMRLASVGDGLARPVFVYTRPTYINKMTLLTETDLVSTIGESVALGAAGVIFWGDTSYASSNTSCSILNEYLRGPLGRYLLNVSTAAEQCSQVVCKSHGRCLRRVPDSDMYLHLSPLTHSITSQGGQLKVTGVPGQAELALFRTHFQCQCYQGYRGEACAQKEKGQNRASSVLGTWPLCLLLPLVLLTLLH; encoded by the exons ATGGAGACTATATTTCACTCTCTCTTCACCACAGCTGGCCAGCTGCCTTGGTTGGTTCTGACTCTGTTTACATTGTGGACAGTCTTGTGTTCAGCAGATGTAAAGCAGACAAGACGGCCATTATATTCCCAGAAGCCAGTTCTTCTTACATGGAATGCCCCAACACAGGAGTGTGCCCCGCGACATCGTGTAACTTTATCTCTGGACCAGTTTGACATTGTGGCATCGCCCAATGAGGGCTTTGTCCGGCAGAATCTCACTATTTTCTATAAGGAGCGTCTCGGGTTGTATCCCTATTATGAGCGTGGTGGCATCGCAGTGAATGGAGGTCTTCCACAGGTTGCCAGCCTTACTCAGCACTATGAAAAAATGCCTGAAGGTGTGCAGAAATACATACGTGAGTCAGAGGCAAAAGGTTTGGCTGTGATTGACTGGGAGGAGTGGCGCCCACTGTGGATCCGAAATTGGAATATTAAAGATATCTATCGAAGTAAATCCCGTGAAATGGTGGCCAAAAAGAATCCTAAGTGGACCCCAGAACAAGTGGGAATAGTTGCACAGCAGGAATTTGAGCTATCAGCTCGCAAATTTATGCTGGAGACTCTAAAACTTGCCAAGAATCTGAGGCCCAATCAACTGTGGGGCTTCTACCTGTTTCCAGATTGTTACAACCATGACTACAGGAATAGCCTGAAGAACTACACAGGCCGCTGCCCTGTTGTGGAGATGGCCCGCAACGATCAACTAAATTGGTTGTGGATGGAATGTACAGCATTCTTCCCGTCTATATACATGGATATTGTACTGGAGTCTACAAATTATGGGCATCTCTTTGTCCGAAACAGGGTGAAGGAAGCGATGCGTCTGGCATCTGTTGGGGACGGATTAGCACgtcctgtttttgtttatacCAGACCTACTTACATTAATAAGATGACCCTCCTAACTGAG ACAGATCTGGTCTCCACCATTGGTGAGAGTGTTGCACTTGGAGCTGCAGGTGTAATCTTCTGGGGGGACACCTCCTATGCAAGCAGCAAT ACCAGCTGCTCCATCCTAAATGAGTATCTTCGGGGACCGCTGGGCAGGTACCTGCTCAATGTGTCCACGGCAGCAGAGCAGTGCAGTCAGGTGGTGTGTAAATCCCACGGCCGCTGTCTTCGCAGAGTACCAGACAGCGATATGTACCTGCATCTCAGCCCCTTAACACACAGCATCACCAGTCAGGGTGGCCAGCTGAAGGTTACAGGAGTGCCTGGCCAAGCTGAGCTGGCTCTTTTCCGCACACATTTCCAATGCCAGTGCTACCAAGGGTACAGGGGTGAGGCTTGTgctcagaaagaaaaagggcaGAATAGAGCCTCCTCTGTCTTAGGGACCTGGCCTCTTTGCCTTTTACTCCCACTAGTACTCCTCACTCTGCTACACTGA